The Tautonia plasticadhaerens nucleotide sequence ACCAAGGGGGCCGTCGTCGCCTTCCTGCTCGACGCCGAGATCCGACGGGCCACCGACGATGCCAGGAGCCTCGACGACGTGATGCGGCTCGCCTTCGGGCGCCACTCGGGCGCCTCGGGGTTCTCCCCCGAGCAGTTCCGGGCCCTCGCCTCCGAGGTCGCCGGCATCGACCTCGACCCCTTCTTCGACCGGGCCCTGCGGTCGACCGAGGAACTCGACTACGAGCCCACCCTCGACTGGTTCGGCCTCCGCTTCGCCCCCCCCGACGCCAAGTCGGAGTCGACGTCCGACACCGACACCAACGCCGAGGACGCCCCGGCGAAGGGCTGGCTGGGGATCGACGCCAAGGCCGAGGGGGGTCGGCTGGTCGTCTCGCAGGTCAAGCGGGGCACGCCCGGCTTCGAGGCCGGGCTGAACGTCGGCGACGAGATCCTCGCCGTCGGCGACCTCCGGATCCCCCCCGACTCCTGGAAGCGAAGGATCGGCCTCTATCCCCCTGGCGAGACGATCACCCTGCTCATCGCCCGCCGGGAGCGCCTGTTGCGGCTCGACGCTACCCTCGCCGCCGAGCCCCCCGACCGCTATCGCCTCGAACTCGACCCCGATGCCACCGAACCGCAGGTCGCCCGCCGATCCCGGTGGCTCGGCGAGGCCGAGTAGGTCGGTCCCCTCGATCCGATCGCGTTCGGGCGACTCCGACCCTCGCCCCCGTCTGCGGGGGAGAGGGTGGCCGGAGGCCGGGTGAGGGGGGATCGGACCGGTCGCAACGCGCCGCGATCGCTCGAAGACCCCTCACCCCGGCCCTCTCCCCGAGGACGGGGAGAGGGGGACGGAGCTTGATGTTCTCATTTTTTGATCATGGGAGTTCCCGGATCCGGAGCCCCTGGAATTCGATCGGCGCGCCTTCGGACTCCAGGCAGAGGTAGCCCGTGGCGGGGTTGCAGTCCTTGCCTCCGGAGACCTCCTTGCCGTTGACCCAGAGCCGGACCTCGCCGTTGATGGCGCGGATGTAGTAGTGATTCCACTCGCCGGCGTCCTTCACGCGCTCCTCGGTGGGGAAGCTCCGGGAGCCGTCCGGCGAGGTCGGCTCGAAGGGGGTCATCGTCGAGGTGCCGACGGGGAAGACGTCGCCGTGAGTGGTGAAGAAGTCCCCCTTCTTGCCGGTGCGCTCCTCGTACTTCGTCGCGAAGCCGTTGTCGAGCACCTGCACCTCGATCCCGCCCCTCGGCAGCTTGCCCCGCTCGATCCCCTCCAGCGCCTCCGCGGGGGCCCAGACGAAGACGCCCGAGTTGCCGCCCGACTCCAGGTGCCGCCAGCGGACGACCAACTCGAAGTTCGTCACCGGCTCCTTGGTCCGGGTCACGCCCACCGGCTGCCCGGTGCAGCGGATCACGTCCCCGTCGAAGGTCCAGGTGTCGGGGTCGGTGTTGACGTTCTCGAAATCCTCGGCGCCCAGGGCCCGCCAGCCGGGCCCGGTGCCGTCGATGATCGCCTGGGAAGGCTCCTGGGCCCCGGCGGTCGCCGGGGGGGCGAGGGCGGCCAGCAGGCCGACCAGTCCGATCGTGATGCGGGTCATCGCGGTGGTCCTCAAGGGGGATCGGCGACCGCCGCTCGGGAGGTCGCCGGGGGCGGGGACGATGGGGCGACGGCCGGGGATCGTCCCCGGGCCATGGCCGATGGTCGCCCGAGTGTCCCCGGTCCCCGGCCCGTCCGCAACCGACCGATCCCCCCGGGCCGTCCCCCTCGTCGGATCGTCCGATGAAAAAGTGACTGCGACCGGGCCGTTTCGCGATCATATTGGATGGAGGAACGAGATGGCCGGGCCGGTGCCCGGCGGTTGATGGACCGGAGGAGCCGCCTTCGCAAGGGCCGACCGCCCCTCGACCCGGGGGACGGCCCGCCGATCACCCCCCGACCCGCGAGGCGAACCCCATGCGTCGTGCCCGATTCCACCTGCTCGCGCTCCTGTTGGCGCTGTCGATTGCCCCCGGCCGGGCGACGGCCCAGCCCGGGGGGCCGATCGCCGTCGGGTCGCTGAACCTCGAATGGTTCGGGGACTCCCTCAACCCCCGGGACCCGTCCGAGATCGCCGCGCTGGCGCGGTACATCCGGTCGCTGGAGCTGGATGTCCTCTGCTGCCAGGAGATCAACCCCTCCGGGGACCGCTCCGGCGACGGATCCCCCGACTGGGGGGACCTGCTCGACGCGCTCGGACCGCCCTTCGAGGGCTTCGTCGGCACCACCGGATCCCGACAGCGGCTCGGCCTCATCTGGGACGGAGGCCGGGTCGCCCTCACCGACCTCGGCGAACTCCGGGGGATCGACCGCCTCCCGGTCCGATCGGCCGAGACCTTCCCCCGGATGCCGATCACGGCCTTCGTCCGGCCCCTGGGGGGCGGGCCCGACTTCCGGCTGATCACCGTCCACCTGTTCTGGACCTCCGACCCCGCCCGGCGCCGGGAGGCGGAGCAGCTCCGGGACTGGCTCGTCTCCTACCTCTCGACCGGGTCCGACCCCGACGTCCTGATCCTCGGCGACTTCAACACCAAGGCACTGTCGCTCGACGACCCGAGGCCCTCGCAGACGGTCGCCAATCTCGAACTCGGCGGCTGGTTTACGGCCGTCTCGACCGACCACCCCGAGGCCACCACCCCCACCACCGGGGAGCGCTACGACCACGCCTTCCTGTCCCCCTCGATGCTCCTCGGGGGCGCCTACGAGCCCGGCTCATGGGACGTCCGACGCGAGGCCTGCGAGGCCTTCCCCGAGGCGTACCTCGACCGGATCTCCAACCACTGCCCCGTCTCGATCCGCCTGATCGGCCCCGACCTCGACCTCGCCCCCCCCGACGACTGGGGATTCGGCCCCGGGGACGATTCCCCCCTCGCCCGACGGCTGGCCTTCGAAGCCCCCTCGGCCGTCTTCCCCTTCCCGATGGCCGCCGTCCCGACGCCGACCGGACCGATCGAGCCCGGCCCCCGCGTCGCCGCCGGCCCGAGCCCGCCCTTGCCCTCCAAGTCCCTGCCGATGCCCGGCTTCTGACGCCGAACACTCGGGAGGCCGGGAGGATCGCGGGCCCCCGAAACGAACCCCGACGCTCTTTGACAACCAGAATCAGGGATGGGACTTGTGGCGAGCGTTCCCGGCGCACAATGGCGCACCGGAGGCGCACCCCGGCAGCCCTCGACCGGCCTCCGGGACGAGGTCCCGACGACCCGAAGCGGGCCTCGGGGCCGAGCGGCCGGATTCCCCGACCGGGTTCGGCCGAGAGGAGTGCCGCCGGATGCCGCGACTCCCCGGATTCCCGAAACGAAGCCGCCATCTCGTCGCATATCCCAGGAAACTTCTAGACTTACGGAACCGGGCCTCGGCGCACCGGGGCGCACCAGGCCGGATCGCACGCCGTCCCGGCAGGGCATCCGTCCGGTCAACGCGAGGCCGGTTCGACGACGTGGATCGGCCCGGCCGGTGGGGTGCGGCCGATCGTCGAGGGGGGGAGCGAGGCCGGCCGGCCGAGGGCGTGGTAGAGGCGGAACTGGGACCGGTTGTAGGCGATCACGGAGTCGAGGTACGCCTGCCGGGCGGTCGCCAGCGCCTGGATCGGCTGGAGGACCTCGATCGGCCGGGTCGCGCCCGGGAGGCCGGCCCCGCGCCGGATGTTGATGAAGTTCAGATCGAGCGAGGCGATGGCGTCGGGCACGGCCCGCTCGGACTGCTCGATTTGCCGGGAGGCGGCCAGCCGCATCTTGTCGGCCCGGACGACCTCGGAGGCCACGCGGTCCTGGAGTTTGAAGACCTCCAGCTTCGCGGCCTCGCTCCTGGCCCCGGCGATCTTCGCGTAGGCGAGGTCGGCCACGCCGAGCCCCTGGAGTTCCCAGAACAGGTTGACGTCGGCGTCCTGCCGGCCGTCGAAGTCGCCGAAGAAAGCGTTCGTGCCGCCGCCGAAGCCGCCGGCGGAGTAACGGAGGGCCACGCTGGGGATGAACGGCCGGAGCCGGGCCTGCTTGAGGCGGACGAGGGTGGCCTCGACCACCGCGCGCCGGGAGGCCAACTCGGGGCGGTTGAGCAGGGCCGTGATGATCAGGTCGTCGGGCGGCCCCCCCTCGGGGACGAGCCGGACGATCGCCTCGGGGGGCTCGACCGGGGCGACGATCACCCGGGGGTCGAGCCGGGTGCGGCGGACGACCTCGGCGGAGGCCATCTCCAGGTCGCCGACCGCCTCGGCCACCTCCCGGCGCCGGAGGTCGCGCTCGGCCAGGCTCCGGCGGTGGTCGGCCTCCAGGCCGGCCCCGGTCCGGGCGAAGGAGCCGGTGACCTCGGCCAGGGTCCCGGCGTGCCCGGCCGCCTCCCGGGCGATGGCGAGGCGTCCGGCGGCGAGCTGGAGGTCGAAGTAGGCCTCGGAGAGCCCGAGCAGGGCGTCGTTGGTCGCCGAGGTGACGGCCGCCCGATTCGCCTCGACCTCCTGCCGGGCCGCCAGCGGGTAGAAGATCGCGTCGGAGAGACGCAAGACCGAGGTCAGCGACCCCAGCGGCGCCGGCCCCCCTGCCGGGATCGGGCCGGTCACGCCGTTGCCCAGCGCGAGCGTCCCCCCCATGAACAGGGAGCTCTTGCTGATCTGACGGACCGGCCCCTCAACCACCTGGGCGGTGCCGTCGTGCCGGATCCAGTTCGGGCCGAAGAAGAGGCTGGGGAGCCAGAAGGAGCGGGCGAGCTGGAGCTCTCCCAGGGCCTCGGCCACCCGCTGCCGGGCGATGGCGATGTCCAGGTCCCGGGCCCCGGCCAGTCGGAGGGCGGCCGGCAGGTCGATCGGCAGGATCGACTGGCCGGGCACCAGCGGGGTGCCCGGGTCGCTCGCCGGGACCGACTCCATCGAAGGGGGAGGGGGAAGCTCGGCCGCCAGGCCGAGCCGGTCGGGGAGGATCGGCGGCGGCACGTCGGTCGCGGACGCCGCCGGGAGGGGACAGGCCCCGTCGCCCTCCCGGCCCGAGGCCCGGTCATCGACCGGGACCGGGCCGAAGGCGAGGAGCATCGCCCCCGCGATCAGATCGAGGCGTCGCCTCCGCGCTCGTCGCCCTGGCCGATCCAACATCACTGCCCTCCCTTGCCGGTCCCGCCCCCCGGGGGACGGGTCCCCGAGGCCCCGAACCCGCTCCCCTCGCCCACAATGGTCGGCCCGCCGGCCGGGCGATCGCCAGGGGCGTGCGACCCCTCCGGCTCGGAGCTTCGGGACCATCGGCGCGACCCGCAAGGCCGCCCCATCCTCCCCCCGCCTCGCTTGCGGAGGAGATCCCGGGCGGAATACGATCGTGCGACCGAACCATCGACGACCGTTCTCGCCCGCCTCCCCGGGAAGCGGCCCGGAGCATCCCGGCCCGACCGCCGGGGATCGGGAGGGCACCCAGGCCGGTCGGGCCGACTCCCATCGAGGTGCCGATCACATGCCGAGGACCCGACACGCCATTTCCTGGAGCCCGCTCGCCCTGGCGATCTTCGGCGCCTTGGCCGGCTGCGGGGGCCCCGAGTCTCCGGCGATCGCGGCCGACTCGGGGGTCGGGGGCGATGACGTCGTGACCGTCCCGGTCGTCCGGCCCGAGCGGGCCGAACTGGAGGTCTCGACGACCCAGCCGGCGACCGTGCACCCCGACTACCAGGCGGAGATCCACGCCAAGGTCTCCGGATATCTGTCCGAGCTGAAGGCCGACATCGGCGACCGGGTGGAGGCCGGGCAAGTGCTCGGCGTCATCGACGTGCCCGAGCTGGACCGGGGCCGGGAGCGACAGCAGGCCACCATCGCCCGGCTGGAGGCCGACGAGCGGAGGGCCGCCGCCGAGGTCGAGCTGGCCGGGGCCGACGTCGAGGCCGCCGCAGCCATGCTCGATCAGGAGCAGGCCGACATCGCCTCCGCCCGGGCCGCCCTCGACGCCCAGCGGGCCGAGTTCGATCGGGTGCAGGGGCTCGTCTCCGAGGGGGCCGTCACCGGCCAGTTGCTCGACGAGGCGACCGAGCGCCTCGAATCCGCCGAGGCGAGCCTGGGGTCGGCCGACGCCGCCTCGGCCACCGCCCGGGCCAACGTGGACGTGGCCAACGCCAAGCTGGCCGCCTCCCGGGCCCGCCGGGAGACTTCCCTGGCCGAGACGGAGGTCGCCCGCAAGGAGCTGGGGGAGCTGGACGCGATGCTCTCCTACGCGATCCTGACGTCGCCGTTCGACGGCACCGTCATCCGGCGGAACGTCGACCCCGGGGACCTCGTCCGGAACATCCAGGGGGCATCCGGCGGGCTGCCCGAGCCGCTCTTCGTGGTCGCCAAGCTGGACACCGTCCGCGTCCGGGTCCCGCTGCCCGAGGACGACTCCCCGGTCGCCGACGTCGGCGACCCGGCCCGGGTCGCCTTCCGGTCGACCCGGGGCGGGCCGATCGAGGGCCGGGTCTCCCGAATCTCCCGCGGCCTCGACCCGAGCACCCGGACGATGCTCGTCGAGGTCGACCTGCCCAACCCGGACCTCGCCCTGCTGCCCGGGATGTTCGGCGAGGCCACGGTCATCCTGGAGCGCGCCGAGGGGCTGGTCCTGCCCGCCGGGTCGGTCCGGTTCGACGAGAAGGGACGCGGACATGTCTACGTCATCGGGGATGGCGAGGTGATCCGGGTCGTCGACGTCACCACCGGCCTCGACGACGGGAACCGCATCCAGATCGTCTCCGGGCTCGACGGCTCGGAGCGGGTGGTCGCCCCGACGATCGACCGCCTCGCCGAGGGCCAGCGCGTCCGGATCGCCGACGAGTGAACGGCCCCAGCCCGGGGATCCCCGACACCCGACCCGAGGGTGGGCGTCTCGAAAGTAGGTGGGAAATCCCGTACAACAGGGGTGGCTGATGGGATCGACGGATTTCACCCACAACCTCGCACGGACATCCCGCCATGCGCACCCCCGATTCGGGCCTGACCCCGGAGCAGGCCGCCGACGCCGAGCGGATCTACCAGGCCCTCCACGCCGCCTCCGAGGAGGACCATTGGCGGATCGCCCAGCTCCTCGCCTCGCGGGGCGACGACCGACTCTTCGGGCAGACCGAGCACGAGGTCCGCGACCTCGTCCACAAGACCGGGGCCAAGGCGATTCAGGCCGCCCTCGACGGGCGGAAAAAGGGGGGTACCGGGGGTCGAGCGTGAGCTGCCCGACCTGCCTCGAGCCGGCCAAGTTCATGGGCCACCGTCCCCGCCGGGTGGTCAGCCTGCTCGGGGCGGTACGGGTCACCCGGGCGTACTACCACTGCCCCCACTGCCACGGCGGCTTCGCCCCCGGCGACGCCGTGATGCGGGTGCCCGAGGCGGCGCTGACCCCGGCGGCCTACGAGGTCGCCTGCCTGGCCGGGGCGCTCTCGGCGTTCGCCGAGGCGGCCGAGGTGACCTTGCCGAAGATGGCCGGGCTGCGCCTGGCCGAGTCGACGGTCGAGCGGGCCGCCGAGGCGGCCGGGGCCGAGGTCGGCCGGCGGCTGGCCGCCGGGGAGGTCTTCGGCGGGGCCCGCGCCTGGCACTGGCACAAGGACGCCGAGGGCAAGACCTGCGCGTACGTGGCGGCGGACGCGACCGGGGTCGGGCAGCAGGGCGAGGGCGGGTCGTCGGCCGAGGGGCGGATGGCCACCGTGGCGATGGTCTACAACCCGGTCCCCGAGGTGTCCGCCCGCCGGGCGCGGCCCGACGGCCCGCCGCCCCGGTTCCGGGCCCGCTACGTGGCGGGGCTGTGCGGCGTGGCCCCCCTGGGCGAGCCGCTCCGGCGGCAGGCGGCGCAGGTGGGGATGGACCGGGCCGAGCGGTGGATCGCGCTGACCGACGGGGGCAGCGGGCTGGAGGGCTGGGCGCGTGCCAACTTCGGGAGGGTCGAGGCGGTGATCCTCGACTTCTACCACGCCGCCGAATACCTGGGGGGCCTGGCCCGCGCCCTGTTCCCGGGCGACGACGAAGCGCGGGAGGGCTGGCTGGGCGACTGGTGCCACCGGCTGAAATACGAGGGCGGCCCGACCGTACTCGAGGCGTTGCGAGGCCTGGAGGTGCGCGGCCACGCGGCGAAGGAAGCACGAGCGGAGGTGGTGCGGTACTTCACCAACCAGGCGCACCGCATGGACTACCCGGGCTACGTGGCCAAGGGTTGGGCGATCGGCTCGGGGCCGGTGGAGGCGGCGTGCAAGACGGTCATCGGGCAGCGGATGAAGGGCTCGGGGATGAGGTGGGGCGCCGACGGGGCCGACGCCCTGAGCCACTTGCGGGCGTTGTTCAAGAGCGGAGATCGGCAGTGGGACGCCTTCTGGTGCCCCACACCGAACTGATTCCACCTACAAACGAGACGCCCTCCCCCGACCCGACCCATCGAGCACGACGATGCCCCTGATCCGAATCGCCCTGCGGAACCCCCACGCGGTCGTCGCCCTGGCCGTCGGCCTCAGCCTCCTGGGGGCGGCCGTGCTGCCGGGGGTCACGGTCGACATCCTGCCGGACTTCAAGCGGCCGGTCGTCGTCAGCTTCTTCTCCTATCCCGGGTTGCCCACGCTGGACATGGAGAAGTCGGTCACCGCCCGGGTGGAGCGGGCGCTCACCCTGGCCGGCGGGATCGAGCACCAGGAGTCCCGGACGATCCCCGGCGCGGCGGTGATCAAGGTCTTCTTCCAGCCGGGCACCGACCCCAGCTCGGCCATGAACGACATCGTGAATCTCGAAGCCAGTGACATGTTCCACCTGCCGCCGGGCATCGAGTGGCCGTTCACGCTGCGGAGCGAGCCGGCGAACCTGCCCGTGGTCCTGGCGGCGATCGGCGGCGAGGGCCTGAGCGAGAGCGAACTCTATACGATCGGCTACTACGCCGTCCGCAACAAGATGGGCGGGCTCCGGGGCGTGCAGATCCCCCACCCCTTCGGCGGCAGGTTCCGGCAGATGATGGTCTACGTCGACCCCGGCAAGCTCCGGGCCGTCGGCCTCAGCGCCCGGGACGTGGTCGATGCGCTCAACCGGTCGAACCTCGTGCTCGCCGCGGGTTCGGCCAAGCTCGGCCGCTACGAGTACCAGATCCACCCCGAGAACACGCTCCCGGATGCCGCGGACATCGAGGCCGTCCCGATCGCCGTCCGGGACGGCCGCCCCGTCTTCATCCGGGACGTCGGCCGGGCCGTCGACGACGCGGCGATCCAGTACAACATCGTCCGGGTCGACGGCAAGCGGAGCGTCTACTGCCCCCTGCTCCGTGAGCCGGGCGAGAACACGATTGCCGTGGTTGACCGCATCCGGGAGGGCCTCGCCGTCGAGATCCCGAAGATGAAGGCACAGGGGGACATCCCCGAGGCGACCACGGTCACCCTCGTCAGCGACCAGTCCTCCTACATCCGTGACGCGATGCGGAACCTCGGCTACGAGGTCGGCCTCGGGTCGATCCTGGTGGCGTTGGTCGTCGCGGCCTTCCTCCGCCGGATCTTGCCGACCCTGGCGGTCCTGCTCGTGATCGTCCTCTCGATGCTCATCGGCGGCCTCGGCTTCGCCTTCAGCGGCGAGACGATCAACGTGATGACCCTCGGGGGCGTCTCCCTGGCGATCGGCACGGTGGTCGACGCCGGGATCGTGGTCATCGAGAACGTGATCCGGCATCAACGCATGGGCAAGTCCCCGGCCGACGCCGCCCGCGACGGCGCCGAGGAGGTGGCCGGGCCGGTCCTCGCCGGCACGGTGACGACCCTGGCGGTCTTCATCCCGGCCGTCTTCCTGACCGGCATGATCCGGGACCTGTTCGAGCCGCTCTCGATCGCCGCGACGGCGACGATCGGCGCCTCCTACGTCGTGGCCATGACCGTCGTCCCCGCCTTCTGCGCCCGGTTCGTCCGGGAGCGGGCCCGACGCGGGGCGGCCCGCCCGGCGGAGGAGGAGGTCCCCGAGCCGCGCGGGGCCTACGCCGGGGTCCTCGGGGCGGCGATCCGGCTGCGGTGGGTGGTCATCCCGGCGACGGCCGGGCTGGTGCTCGCCTCGGGCCTGCTCCTGCCGGGCATCGGCACGGAACTCTTCCCCGACGTGGACGCCGGCACCTTCGAGCTTCGGGTCCGGACCATCCCCGGCACTCGCCTGGAGCTGACGGAGGAGCTGGTCGCCCGGATCGAGGAGACGATCCGGGACGTGATCCCCCCCGCCGAGATCGAGTCGATCATCTCCAACATCGGCCTGCCCGTGGGCAAGGGGGCCGGGTTCTCGACCGTGCTCAGCCCGAACAGCGGGCCGGACTCGGCGTTCTTGGTGGTCAACCTGGAGCAGGAAGGCCGGTCGATCTCCACGAAATCGTATGTCGACCTGCTGCGGGGCCGGCTGACCTCGGACTTCCCCGCCGAGAAGTTCTTCTTCGTCACCGGCGGGATCGTCAACGCCGCCCTCAACGAGGGGGTCGCGGCGCCGATCGACATCCAGATCTCCGCCGGCTCGCTGGAGGCGACCAGGAGCCGGGCCGAGGAGGTGGTAAGGGCCGTCTCGAAGGTCCCCGGCGCCGTCGACGTGCAGATCGCCCAGGCGCTGGACTACCCCCAGCTCGACGTGAAGGTCGACCGCATCCGGGCCAAGTACCTCGGGCTCGACCAGGAGGATGTGGCCCGGACGATCCTCACGGCCCTCGGCTCCAGCGTCGGCTACGCGCCGACGATCTGGATCGACCCGGCCAGCGGGACCGACTTCTTCATGGGGGTGCAGTACGAGTCGAACGTGGTCGAGTCGCTCGACGAGATCCGGAACATCCCGCTCTCGCTGAGTACGCCCGACGGGGCGATCACCGTCCCCCTGTCGAACGTGGCGACGGTGAGGCGCGTGAACATCCCCGGCGAGATCGCCCACTACAACATCGGCCGGGTGTACGACGTGTACGTGAATGTCTCCGGCCGGGACGTGGGCTCGGTGGCCGCCGACGTCGACCGCGTGCTGGCCGGGTTGCCGGAGGTGCCGGGGGTCGCGACGACCGTCCGGGGGCCGGTCGAGACGATGAAGTCCGGCGGCAGGACGCTCGGCCTCGGGCTGGTCGTCGCGTCGATCCTCGTCTATCTGGTCATGCTCGCCCAGTTCCGGTCGTTCGTCGACCCGCTGATCATCATGCTCGCCGTCCCGCTCGGGCTGGCCGGCGTCGTGGCCGCCCTGGCCTTCACCGGGACGACGTTGAACATCCAGTCGCTGATGGGGACCCTGATGATGATCGGCGTGGTGGTCAACAACAGCATCCTGCTCGTCGAGTTCGCCAACGTGCTCCGCTCCCGGGGCCTCGACCCCCGCGCCGCCGCCCTCGCCGCCGCCCAGATCCGCCTGAGGCCCATCCTGATGACCTCACTGACGCTGGTCGCGTCGATGCTGCCGCTCTGCTTCCGACTGGCGCCGGGGGGAGAGGCGATGATCCCGCTGGCCAGGGCGCTGGTGGGCGGCATGCTCGCCTCGACGGTGCTCACGCTCTTCCTCGTCCCCTGCGTTTATGCGGTGGTCAAGCGACGGACCCCGCCGCCGGCCACTCCGGCCTGAACCCGAAGCCTCGACCTCCCGGTCCCGCTCTTGACCGGCGACCGAGGGTGAGGCGAAAATCCGACTCGCAGGCTCCGCCCGTCGCGCATTCGTCGTATCCATGGGCGTTTGCCAGGTAATTCGGGGGTTGAATGATGGATCTCGTCTCGCCGCTCCTGGCCCTCTGCTCGATGATCGCGACCCCGCAGGGAGACCAGCCCGCCCGGCTCCTGTCGTTCGACCGGCTCGAGGCCCGGCTCGACGACCCCGACCTCCGGATCCTCGACGTCCGGCCCCGCGATTCTTATGACGCCGGCCACATCCCCGGCGCGCTCTGGGTCGACGCCTCGGCGGTCGAGGCCACGGCCTCTGTGCCGGGGGCGCTGGAGGATCCGAAGGCCTGGGGGGACTGGGCGGCCGGCCTCGGCCTGGGGCCCGACACCGCCGTCTACGTCTATGACGCGAACCGTCAGAAGGACGCGGCGCGGTTCTGGTGGCTGCTCTCCTACCTCGGCGTGGAGGAGGTCGGCTTGATCGATGGCGGCTTCCCCCTCTGGCAGTCGGAGGGCCGGCCCGTGTCGACCGACGAGCCCGAGGTGGACCCCCGACCGTTCCCAGTCCGGCTGCGGCCCGACCGCTACGCGAGCCGATCGGACGTGCTCGACGCCATCGAGTCCGGCTCGGCCCAGGTCGTGGACGCCCGCAGCGAGGCCGAGCATCTGGGCGAGGAGGCCCGATCGACGAGGGGGGGCCGCGTCCCGACCGCCTGCCACCTGGAGTGGGCCACCCTGGTCGACGAGCAGGGCCGGTTCCTCCCCGAGGAGGCCATCCGCCCCCGCCTGGAGGCGATCGGGCTGGAGCCGGGTCGTCCGGTGATCACCCACTGCCAGGGGGGCGGACGGGCCTCGGTCGACGCCTTCGTCCTCCAGCGTCTCGGGTTCCCGAGCCGCAACTACTACCTCGGCTGGTCCGACTGGGGGAATGCGGGGGAGACCCCCGTCGAATCGGGGGCCGCACCGCGCCGCCCCTGATCGCCCGGCCGCCGGGGAGGGGAGGGTCGACGCGGGGCCCCGCGACGCGTCCGCGACCGCCCCGATCGAGCCGGTCGCGATCCCAGCCGCGGCGGCGTCCGGGGGGGGATGGATGCGCGACCGGGGGCCGGCCCCGACGACCGACGGGTGGGCAGCCCGAGGCGACGGGGTCTTCGGCAGGCGTATCCGGGGTCGCGGTGCATCCGGTATAATCCCCGATTGGACTTTGAATTGACCCTGAAAGCGACCTGGAGCACCCATGAGCGCGCAGACCTCGCGCAGCGACGATCCCTCCCCGGTCCGACGCGTGGCCATCCTCTTCGCCGGCGGCCCGGCCCCGGCGGCGAATGCCGTGATCTCGACCGCCGCCGCCTCCTTCCTCCGAAACGGGATCTCGGTCGTCGGCATCCTGAACGGGTATTCCCACCTCGTCGAGTTCGGCCCCGGCCGCCCGTTGGTGGAGGGGAAGGATTATATCGTCATCGATTCACAGCGGCTCCGCCGCACCCGGAACAGCCGGGGGATCATGATCGGCACGGCCCGGACCAACCCCGGCAAGCACGTCAACAGCCCGGCGGATCTGGCCGACGAGAAGAGCAACGCCCCGCTCCGGACCGCCCACGCCGCGCTGGCCTCGCTGGAGGTCGACGCGCTGGTCTCCATCGGCGGGGACGACACCCTCAAGACGGCCAACAAGCTGAGGATGGTGCAGGCCCACCTGCCGGAGGGCTCCC carries:
- a CDS encoding 3-keto-disaccharide hydrolase yields the protein MTRITIGLVGLLAALAPPATAGAQEPSQAIIDGTGPGWRALGAEDFENVNTDPDTWTFDGDVIRCTGQPVGVTRTKEPVTNFELVVRWRHLESGGNSGVFVWAPAEALEGIERGKLPRGGIEVQVLDNGFATKYEERTGKKGDFFTTHGDVFPVGTSTMTPFEPTSPDGSRSFPTEERVKDAGEWNHYYIRAINGEVRLWVNGKEVSGGKDCNPATGYLCLESEGAPIEFQGLRIRELP
- a CDS encoding endonuclease/exonuclease/phosphatase family protein; translation: MRRARFHLLALLLALSIAPGRATAQPGGPIAVGSLNLEWFGDSLNPRDPSEIAALARYIRSLELDVLCCQEINPSGDRSGDGSPDWGDLLDALGPPFEGFVGTTGSRQRLGLIWDGGRVALTDLGELRGIDRLPVRSAETFPRMPITAFVRPLGGGPDFRLITVHLFWTSDPARRREAEQLRDWLVSYLSTGSDPDVLILGDFNTKALSLDDPRPSQTVANLELGGWFTAVSTDHPEATTPTTGERYDHAFLSPSMLLGGAYEPGSWDVRREACEAFPEAYLDRISNHCPVSIRLIGPDLDLAPPDDWGFGPGDDSPLARRLAFEAPSAVFPFPMAAVPTPTGPIEPGPRVAAGPSPPLPSKSLPMPGF
- a CDS encoding TolC family protein is translated as MLDRPGRRARRRRLDLIAGAMLLAFGPVPVDDRASGREGDGACPLPAASATDVPPPILPDRLGLAAELPPPPSMESVPASDPGTPLVPGQSILPIDLPAALRLAGARDLDIAIARQRVAEALGELQLARSFWLPSLFFGPNWIRHDGTAQVVEGPVRQISKSSLFMGGTLALGNGVTGPIPAGGPAPLGSLTSVLRLSDAIFYPLAARQEVEANRAAVTSATNDALLGLSEAYFDLQLAAGRLAIAREAAGHAGTLAEVTGSFARTGAGLEADHRRSLAERDLRRREVAEAVGDLEMASAEVVRRTRLDPRVIVAPVEPPEAIVRLVPEGGPPDDLIITALLNRPELASRRAVVEATLVRLKQARLRPFIPSVALRYSAGGFGGGTNAFFGDFDGRQDADVNLFWELQGLGVADLAYAKIAGARSEAAKLEVFKLQDRVASEVVRADKMRLAASRQIEQSERAVPDAIASLDLNFINIRRGAGLPGATRPIEVLQPIQALATARQAYLDSVIAYNRSQFRLYHALGRPASLPPSTIGRTPPAGPIHVVEPASR
- a CDS encoding efflux RND transporter periplasmic adaptor subunit translates to MPRTRHAISWSPLALAIFGALAGCGGPESPAIAADSGVGGDDVVTVPVVRPERAELEVSTTQPATVHPDYQAEIHAKVSGYLSELKADIGDRVEAGQVLGVIDVPELDRGRERQQATIARLEADERRAAAEVELAGADVEAAAAMLDQEQADIASARAALDAQRAEFDRVQGLVSEGAVTGQLLDEATERLESAEASLGSADAASATARANVDVANAKLAASRARRETSLAETEVARKELGELDAMLSYAILTSPFDGTVIRRNVDPGDLVRNIQGASGGLPEPLFVVAKLDTVRVRVPLPEDDSPVADVGDPARVAFRSTRGGPIEGRVSRISRGLDPSTRTMLVEVDLPNPDLALLPGMFGEATVILERAEGLVLPAGSVRFDEKGRGHVYVIGDGEVIRVVDVTTGLDDGNRIQIVSGLDGSERVVAPTIDRLAEGQRVRIADE
- a CDS encoding ISKra4 family transposase — its product is MSCPTCLEPAKFMGHRPRRVVSLLGAVRVTRAYYHCPHCHGGFAPGDAVMRVPEAALTPAAYEVACLAGALSAFAEAAEVTLPKMAGLRLAESTVERAAEAAGAEVGRRLAAGEVFGGARAWHWHKDAEGKTCAYVAADATGVGQQGEGGSSAEGRMATVAMVYNPVPEVSARRARPDGPPPRFRARYVAGLCGVAPLGEPLRRQAAQVGMDRAERWIALTDGGSGLEGWARANFGRVEAVILDFYHAAEYLGGLARALFPGDDEAREGWLGDWCHRLKYEGGPTVLEALRGLEVRGHAAKEARAEVVRYFTNQAHRMDYPGYVAKGWAIGSGPVEAACKTVIGQRMKGSGMRWGADGADALSHLRALFKSGDRQWDAFWCPTPN